Proteins encoded by one window of Myripristis murdjan chromosome 1, fMyrMur1.1, whole genome shotgun sequence:
- the LOC115361736 gene encoding G-protein coupled receptor 4 has protein sequence MFNTTLHPTHDLHLNSTTPGAPAGPPPWYQFPVCAVAPYGFIFYFGVKVLNLAVGTPSNILVMWQIASKKSDASTSDIFIFNLAILDAYFCLMTPIEMVNRLLLGDSRIWYFQRFAYGVKDVAPLFLVCICLDRYMAVVHPVVFTRIRDNKIRIAISVVVWCLILAYGLTKCIAGVMSVNEIFSGVILSAFAIMVFCNISVIWVLRRSVAGKEEMHPVKKKAFKMVLIILAIIVVNYLPPVALMPFVSYYSFVAFRCQISISVFSIMDLSCSVEPLLYITKMECTAGGCCCSRKLDKKPHDVTV, from the exons ATGTTCAACACCACTCTGCACCCCACCCATGACCTCCACCTGAACTCTACCACCCCCGGTGCCCCCGCTGGCCCCCCACCGTGGTACCAGTTCCCGGTGTGCGCCGTGGCCCCGTACGGTTTCATCTTCTACTTTGGCGTCAAGGTGTTAAATCTGGCCGTGGGGACGCCCTCCAACATCCTGGTCATGTGGCAGATCGCCAGCAAGAAGAGCGACGCCTCCACCTCTGACATCTTCATCTTCAACCTGGCCATCCTGGACGCCTACTTCTGCCTGATGACGCCCATCGAGATGGTCAACCGGCTGCTGCTGGGCGACAGTCGCATCTGGTACTTCCAGAGGTTCGCCTACGGGGTGAAGGATGTGGCGCCGCTCTTCCTG GTGTGTATCTGCCTGGACCGCTACATGGCCGTTGTCCACCCGGTAGTGTTCACCCGTATCCGTGACAACAAGATCCGCATCGCCATTTCTGTGGTGGTCTGGTGCCTGATCCTGGCTTACGGCCTCACCAAGTGCATCGCGGGAGTCATGAGTGTGAACGAGATCTTCAGTGGCGTCATCCTCTCTGCCTTTGCCATCATGGTCTTCTGCAACATCTCCGTCATCTGGGTCCTCCGCCGCTCTGTGGCGGGAAAGGAGGAGATGCACCCAGTGAAGAAGAAGGCCTTCAAAATGGTGCTGATCATCCTGGCCATCATCGTGGTCAACTACCTGCCGCCCGTAGCACTCATGCCCTTCGTGTCCTACTACTCGTTCGTGGCGTTCCGCTGCCAGATCAGCATCAGCGTGTTCTCCATCATGGATCTGAGCTGCAGCGTCGAGCCGCTCCTCTACATCACCAAGATGGAGTGCACAGCcggcggctgctgctgcagcaggaagctTGATAAGAAGCCGCATGATGTGACCGTGTGA
- the LOC115368962 gene encoding uncharacterized protein LOC115368962 isoform X1 has product MTDKPSGSLVVFVGVCVYVIVNNKPRPTADSRMSTALPRLAIWESEELVAYLHPQPWTPGSAVLERRAPGGPGGSVFQLGERDYLSMLLGARAVAELLCDRLGVRRCALVARPHRGRPAQIRVLPLHGLGAEWRPHLAGEEEHNPYDPGYCTSKSAPRWTDSRLADIQARIRAKLPFPEAPPNLTFLGDDPAHPGLFSRIVRGEEQQWRVWEDDGHVAFLTPFPNSPGLTVLVPRRPLTSDIFRLEKGDYEGLVLAARKVSRLLEEGLGAWGVGLIFEGFEIDYAHAKLIPLLPPPSSGEGDAAAPPPPAQRYSIYPGYVTSEDGPEASLEDLKELHAKITQI; this is encoded by the exons ATGACAGACAAACCCAGCGGATCTCTCGTTGTGTTTGTCGGTGTTTGTGTTTACGTGATTGTTAATAACAAGCCGAGACCAACAGCGGACAG CAGAATGTCCACCGCTCTTCCCCGTCTTGCCATCTGGGAGTCAGAGGAGCTGGTTGCGTACCTTCACCCCCAGCCCTGGACGCCGGGCTCTGCCGTCCTGGAGCGCCGGGCCCCAGGCGGGCCAGGGGGCAGCGTCTTCCAGCTGGGGGAGCGGGACTACTTGTCCATGCTGCTGGGGGCGAGGGCGGTCGCCGAGCTGCTGTGCGACAGGCTCGGCGTCCGCAGGTGTGCGCTGGTCGCCAGACCCCACAGAGGTCGGCCTGCTCAG ATCCGTGTTCTCCCCCTGCATGGCCTGGGTGCTGAGTGGCGCCCTCACctggctggagaggaggagcacaACCCCTACGACCCAGGATACTGCACGTCAAAGAGCGCCCCCCGCTGGACCGACTCCCGCCTGGCAGACATCCAAGCCAGGATCCGGGCCAAGCTCCCATTCCCTGAAGCCCCGCCCAACCTCACCTTCCTGGGGGACGACCCCGCGCACCCCGGCCTGTTCTCGCGCATCGTCCGCGGGGAGGAGCAGCAGTGGCGAGTGTGGGAGGACGATGGCCACGTAGCCTTCCTCACCCCTTTCCCCAACTCGCCTGGACTCACTGTGCTGGTCCCACGCCGACCGCTGACCTCTGACATATTCAGACTAGAAAAGGGGGATTATGAAGGACTGGTGCTGGCGGCCCGAAAAGTCTCGAGGCTTCTTGAGGAGGGGTTGGGCGCCTGGGGGGTGGGGCTTATTTTTGAAGGCTTTGAGATCGACTACGCCCACGCCAAGCTGATTCCACTACTTCCACCCCCATCGTCAGGGGAAGGGGACGCCGCTGCTCCACCGCCTCCTGCCCAGCGGTACTCCATCTATCCCGGGTACGTGACCTCAGAGGACGGGCCTGAGGCCAGCCTGGAAGATCTGAAGGAGTTACACGCCAAAATCACTCAGATTTAA
- the LOC115368962 gene encoding uncharacterized protein LOC115368962 isoform X3, producing the protein MFISSLVLIRSRMSTALPRLAIWESEELVAYLHPQPWTPGSAVLERRAPGGPGGSVFQLGERDYLSMLLGARAVAELLCDRLGVRRCALVARPHRGRPAQIRVLPLHGLGAEWRPHLAGEEEHNPYDPGYCTSKSAPRWTDSRLADIQARIRAKLPFPEAPPNLTFLGDDPAHPGLFSRIVRGEEQQWRVWEDDGHVAFLTPFPNSPGLTVLVPRRPLTSDIFRLEKGDYEGLVLAARKVSRLLEEGLGAWGVGLIFEGFEIDYAHAKLIPLLPPPSSGEGDAAAPPPPAQRYSIYPGYVTSEDGPEASLEDLKELHAKITQI; encoded by the exons ATGTTCATCTCCAGTCTGGTTTTAATTAGAAG CAGAATGTCCACCGCTCTTCCCCGTCTTGCCATCTGGGAGTCAGAGGAGCTGGTTGCGTACCTTCACCCCCAGCCCTGGACGCCGGGCTCTGCCGTCCTGGAGCGCCGGGCCCCAGGCGGGCCAGGGGGCAGCGTCTTCCAGCTGGGGGAGCGGGACTACTTGTCCATGCTGCTGGGGGCGAGGGCGGTCGCCGAGCTGCTGTGCGACAGGCTCGGCGTCCGCAGGTGTGCGCTGGTCGCCAGACCCCACAGAGGTCGGCCTGCTCAG ATCCGTGTTCTCCCCCTGCATGGCCTGGGTGCTGAGTGGCGCCCTCACctggctggagaggaggagcacaACCCCTACGACCCAGGATACTGCACGTCAAAGAGCGCCCCCCGCTGGACCGACTCCCGCCTGGCAGACATCCAAGCCAGGATCCGGGCCAAGCTCCCATTCCCTGAAGCCCCGCCCAACCTCACCTTCCTGGGGGACGACCCCGCGCACCCCGGCCTGTTCTCGCGCATCGTCCGCGGGGAGGAGCAGCAGTGGCGAGTGTGGGAGGACGATGGCCACGTAGCCTTCCTCACCCCTTTCCCCAACTCGCCTGGACTCACTGTGCTGGTCCCACGCCGACCGCTGACCTCTGACATATTCAGACTAGAAAAGGGGGATTATGAAGGACTGGTGCTGGCGGCCCGAAAAGTCTCGAGGCTTCTTGAGGAGGGGTTGGGCGCCTGGGGGGTGGGGCTTATTTTTGAAGGCTTTGAGATCGACTACGCCCACGCCAAGCTGATTCCACTACTTCCACCCCCATCGTCAGGGGAAGGGGACGCCGCTGCTCCACCGCCTCCTGCCCAGCGGTACTCCATCTATCCCGGGTACGTGACCTCAGAGGACGGGCCTGAGGCCAGCCTGGAAGATCTGAAGGAGTTACACGCCAAAATCACTCAGATTTAA
- the atf4a gene encoding cyclic AMP-dependent transcription factor ATF-4 yields MTLSSQMALEDVGALFLGPSFLTADPMGPLLDQDEEEALSPSSSLEGRAPASPPLSFSSYASSLSPYQSLSSSPLSSSSPPPSPPAYPSLLGTKAGADSLSLPWLGASDLLDAHVGADDGKEDAFSGMEWMLEKIDLNNLDLDSLISSCASDEPPSSPEELLASFNSPMDLDLDTFDTPIPASDEVLDMDVPLPDLPSLPMELPLPEAAEVKMSESEVAPDEVKSEPSSPAPSPAYTFELRSEMGVLDITASIPDSSGSIQNNTPILVSLPSSGHFVVVVSHKDESAVDPLPRSDVEISSPTSDSDSDSGIESGAGSPPRLPSPPLTPSASASAGSSRTKPYIKPEPATTASSSPSPKASRVKSVSGAPKVVEKKLKKMEQNKTAATRYRQKKRVEQEVLNAQCTELEKRNNELKEKAESISREIQYLKDLMEEVRNAKHRRSKSSPVA; encoded by the exons ATTTCTGACGGCTGACCCCATGGGGCCCCTTCTGGAccaagatgaagaggaagctctctctccctcctcctccttagaGGGGAGGGCACCAGCTTcgccccccctctctttctcctcctatgcctcctccctgtctccttaCCAGTCCCTGTCATCCTCCCcgctctcttcttcctccccgcctccctctcctcccgcCTATCCCTCGCTCCTGGGAACCAAGGCTGGGGCGGACTCACTGTCCTTACCCTGGCTCGGTGCCAGCGACCTGCTCGACGCCCACGTTGGAGCAGACGATGGCAAAG AGGATGCCTTTTCAGGTATGGAATGGATGTTGGAGAAGATCGACCTGAATAACTTGGACCTGGATTCGCTCATCAGCTCCTGTGCGTCTGATGAGCCTCCCAGCTCGCCCGAGGAGCTCTTAGCCTCCTTCAACTCCCCCATGGATCTGGATCTAGACACCTTCGACACACCCATCCCTGCCTCAGATGAGGTCCTGGATATGGATGTCCCTCTGCCAgacctcccctctctccccatgGAGCTCCCTCTCCCCGAGGCAGCTGAAGTCAAGATGTCAGAGTCAGAGGTGGCTCCTGATGAGGTTAAGTCTGAGCCTTCCTCACCGGCTCCCTCTCCAGCCTACACCTTTGAGCTAAGGAGTGAAATGGGTGTCTTGGATATCACCGCCAGCATCCCGGATTCCAGTGGAAGCATCCAAAACAACACCCCCATCTTAgtttccctcccctcctccggCCATTTTGTGGTTGTCGTCTCTCACAAAGATGAGTCAGCTGTTGACCCTCTCCCCAGGTCAGATGTTGAAATCTCTTCCCCAACCAGCGACTCCGACAGTGACTCCGGCATCGAGTCAGGAGCTGGCTCGCCTCCTCGCCTGCCCTCTCCACCTCTCACCCCCTCTGCATCTGCCTCAGCTGGTTCCTCCAGGACCAAACCCTACATCAAACCAGAGCCTGCCACCACtgcatcctcctctccctcacctaAAGCCTCCAGGGTCAAGTCTGTGTCCGGCGCTCCCAAGGTGGTCGAGAAGAAACTCAAAAAGATGGAGCAGAACAAGACAGCTGCCACGCGCTACCGGCAGAAGAAGCGGGTCGAGCAGGAGGTGCTGAATGCACAGTGCACCGAGCTGGAGAAGAGGAACAACGAGTTGAAGGAGAAGGCAGAGTCCATCAGCAGAGAGATCCAGTATCTCAAGGATCTGATGGAGGAAGTGCGCAACGCCAAGCACCGCCGCAGCAAGTCGAGCCCAGTGGCCTAG
- the LOC115368962 gene encoding uncharacterized protein LOC115368962 isoform X4, with translation MFISSLVLIRRMSTALPRLAIWESEELVAYLHPQPWTPGSAVLERRAPGGPGGSVFQLGERDYLSMLLGARAVAELLCDRLGVRRCALVARPHRGRPAQIRVLPLHGLGAEWRPHLAGEEEHNPYDPGYCTSKSAPRWTDSRLADIQARIRAKLPFPEAPPNLTFLGDDPAHPGLFSRIVRGEEQQWRVWEDDGHVAFLTPFPNSPGLTVLVPRRPLTSDIFRLEKGDYEGLVLAARKVSRLLEEGLGAWGVGLIFEGFEIDYAHAKLIPLLPPPSSGEGDAAAPPPPAQRYSIYPGYVTSEDGPEASLEDLKELHAKITQI, from the exons ATGTTCATCTCCAGTCTGGTTTTAATTAGAAG AATGTCCACCGCTCTTCCCCGTCTTGCCATCTGGGAGTCAGAGGAGCTGGTTGCGTACCTTCACCCCCAGCCCTGGACGCCGGGCTCTGCCGTCCTGGAGCGCCGGGCCCCAGGCGGGCCAGGGGGCAGCGTCTTCCAGCTGGGGGAGCGGGACTACTTGTCCATGCTGCTGGGGGCGAGGGCGGTCGCCGAGCTGCTGTGCGACAGGCTCGGCGTCCGCAGGTGTGCGCTGGTCGCCAGACCCCACAGAGGTCGGCCTGCTCAG ATCCGTGTTCTCCCCCTGCATGGCCTGGGTGCTGAGTGGCGCCCTCACctggctggagaggaggagcacaACCCCTACGACCCAGGATACTGCACGTCAAAGAGCGCCCCCCGCTGGACCGACTCCCGCCTGGCAGACATCCAAGCCAGGATCCGGGCCAAGCTCCCATTCCCTGAAGCCCCGCCCAACCTCACCTTCCTGGGGGACGACCCCGCGCACCCCGGCCTGTTCTCGCGCATCGTCCGCGGGGAGGAGCAGCAGTGGCGAGTGTGGGAGGACGATGGCCACGTAGCCTTCCTCACCCCTTTCCCCAACTCGCCTGGACTCACTGTGCTGGTCCCACGCCGACCGCTGACCTCTGACATATTCAGACTAGAAAAGGGGGATTATGAAGGACTGGTGCTGGCGGCCCGAAAAGTCTCGAGGCTTCTTGAGGAGGGGTTGGGCGCCTGGGGGGTGGGGCTTATTTTTGAAGGCTTTGAGATCGACTACGCCCACGCCAAGCTGATTCCACTACTTCCACCCCCATCGTCAGGGGAAGGGGACGCCGCTGCTCCACCGCCTCCTGCCCAGCGGTACTCCATCTATCCCGGGTACGTGACCTCAGAGGACGGGCCTGAGGCCAGCCTGGAAGATCTGAAGGAGTTACACGCCAAAATCACTCAGATTTAA
- the LOC115368962 gene encoding uncharacterized protein LOC115368962 isoform X2 — MTDKPSGSLVVFVGVCVYVIVNNKPRPTADRMSTALPRLAIWESEELVAYLHPQPWTPGSAVLERRAPGGPGGSVFQLGERDYLSMLLGARAVAELLCDRLGVRRCALVARPHRGRPAQIRVLPLHGLGAEWRPHLAGEEEHNPYDPGYCTSKSAPRWTDSRLADIQARIRAKLPFPEAPPNLTFLGDDPAHPGLFSRIVRGEEQQWRVWEDDGHVAFLTPFPNSPGLTVLVPRRPLTSDIFRLEKGDYEGLVLAARKVSRLLEEGLGAWGVGLIFEGFEIDYAHAKLIPLLPPPSSGEGDAAAPPPPAQRYSIYPGYVTSEDGPEASLEDLKELHAKITQI; from the exons ATGACAGACAAACCCAGCGGATCTCTCGTTGTGTTTGTCGGTGTTTGTGTTTACGTGATTGTTAATAACAAGCCGAGACCAACAGCGGACAG AATGTCCACCGCTCTTCCCCGTCTTGCCATCTGGGAGTCAGAGGAGCTGGTTGCGTACCTTCACCCCCAGCCCTGGACGCCGGGCTCTGCCGTCCTGGAGCGCCGGGCCCCAGGCGGGCCAGGGGGCAGCGTCTTCCAGCTGGGGGAGCGGGACTACTTGTCCATGCTGCTGGGGGCGAGGGCGGTCGCCGAGCTGCTGTGCGACAGGCTCGGCGTCCGCAGGTGTGCGCTGGTCGCCAGACCCCACAGAGGTCGGCCTGCTCAG ATCCGTGTTCTCCCCCTGCATGGCCTGGGTGCTGAGTGGCGCCCTCACctggctggagaggaggagcacaACCCCTACGACCCAGGATACTGCACGTCAAAGAGCGCCCCCCGCTGGACCGACTCCCGCCTGGCAGACATCCAAGCCAGGATCCGGGCCAAGCTCCCATTCCCTGAAGCCCCGCCCAACCTCACCTTCCTGGGGGACGACCCCGCGCACCCCGGCCTGTTCTCGCGCATCGTCCGCGGGGAGGAGCAGCAGTGGCGAGTGTGGGAGGACGATGGCCACGTAGCCTTCCTCACCCCTTTCCCCAACTCGCCTGGACTCACTGTGCTGGTCCCACGCCGACCGCTGACCTCTGACATATTCAGACTAGAAAAGGGGGATTATGAAGGACTGGTGCTGGCGGCCCGAAAAGTCTCGAGGCTTCTTGAGGAGGGGTTGGGCGCCTGGGGGGTGGGGCTTATTTTTGAAGGCTTTGAGATCGACTACGCCCACGCCAAGCTGATTCCACTACTTCCACCCCCATCGTCAGGGGAAGGGGACGCCGCTGCTCCACCGCCTCCTGCCCAGCGGTACTCCATCTATCCCGGGTACGTGACCTCAGAGGACGGGCCTGAGGCCAGCCTGGAAGATCTGAAGGAGTTACACGCCAAAATCACTCAGATTTAA